In a genomic window of Telopea speciosissima isolate NSW1024214 ecotype Mountain lineage chromosome 5, Tspe_v1, whole genome shotgun sequence:
- the LOC122662888 gene encoding uncharacterized protein LOC122662888, which produces MSNDNWVPTLPGYKIQSAMPTSCQAHVESDLIDSITRTWRRSLLQLLFCPEEMKAIQSISLSMFPRDDKLVWGAAKNGLFSVKSTHHMLSNMAQASAANHASISRPHKWDLVLDKVRNRIWNVDTLPKIKAFMWRACADGLPTGEGLHTRKIPVDPNCHRCGGMKETSDHILLSCCFARAVWFGSSMSYIPPTGQDPSFLLWLQSWEDLFRRDKKLAKESLARAAFICWYIWRAHNDYVFGTKEWTSQEVILVAESAFLEYHKASAKGLQHNTTTTPLQPPHVSHWFPPPTGFVKVNYDAALKQGSLEGGIGLVFRSDVGRPLHALSAPLNFTSALQGETLAIRMAIAKAATLGITHLVVESDCKEAILYLQGSLMHPSLEAVVILNDVMRLCNSFTAVSFSSIPRDLNTVADTLARRALSSVCMTDWPISTPWLQDMFGVPSPSHDYQKTKKQGRMGYRDFVQQEICFCGDEQCFILNVFRSRS; this is translated from the coding sequence ATGTCGAACGACAATTGGGTTCCTACCTTACCTGGTTATAAGATCCAAAGTGCGATGCCAACTAGTTGTCAAGCTCATGTGGAGTCAGATTTAATAGACTCTATAACTCGCACCTGGCGAAGGAGTTTGCTTCAACTTCTATTTTGCCCAGAGGAGATGAAGGCTATTCAATCTATTAGCCTTAGTATGTTCCCAAGAGACGATAAATTGGTTTGGGGTGCCGCAAAGAATGGGTTGTTCAGTGTGAAATCAACACACCATATGTTGTCTAATATGGCTCAAGCATCTGCTGCAAACCATGCTTCTATTTCACGACCGCATAAATGGGATTTGGTTCTAGACAAGGTTCGGAATCGTATTTGGAATGTTGATACCTTACCAAAGATTAAGGCCTTTATGTGGAGGGCATGTGCGGATGGTCTTCCAACAGGTGAAGGGCTTCACACTAGGAAGATTCCAGTAGATCCAAATTGTCATAGATGCGGGGGTATGAAGGAGACATCAGACCACATCCTTCTTAGTTGCTGTTTCGCAAGGGCTGTTTGGTTTGGGAGTTCCATGTCATACATTCCTCCTACTGGCCAAGATCCCTCATTTCTTCTATGGCTACAGAGCTGGGAGGACCTTTTTAGGAGGGACAAAAAATTAGCCAAAGAATCATTAGCAAGAGCTGCATTTATATGTTGGTATATTTGGCGAGCGCATAACGACTATGTCTTTGGCACGAAGGAATGGACCTCTCAAGAAGTCATTTTGGTGGCGGAGAGTGCGTTCCTGGAATACCACAAAGCGTCAGCGAAAGGGTTGCAACACAATACGACAACAACTCCTTTGCAGCCTCCACATGTCTCGCACTGGTTCCCACCTCCAACAGGTTTTGTAAAGGTAAACTATGATGCGGCTTTGAAACAAGGTAGCTTGGAGGGAGGCATTGGCTTGGTGTTTCGATCAGATGTGGGAAGGCCCTTACATGCATTATCTGCTCCCCTAAATTTCACTTCTGCACTTCAAGGTGAAACTCTTGCCATCAGAATGGCCATTGCCAAAGCGGCCACTCTGGGAATAACGCACCTTGTTGTAGAATCTGACTGCAAAGAGGCAATTCTCTACCTTCAGGGTTCTCTTATGCACCCTTCCCTTGAAGCAGTTGTAATTCTGAATGATGTAATGCGCCTATGTAATTCTTTTACTGctgtttcattttcttctattcCACGGGATCTGAATACTGTTGCAGATACCCTGGCCAGGAGGGCCCTATCTAGTGTGTGTATGACAGATTGGcccatttccactccttggctccaagaCATGTTTGGAGTTCCAAGTCCCTCACATGATTAccagaaaaccaaaaaacaggGCAGGATGGGCTATAGGGATTTTGTACAACaagaaatttgtttttgtgGAGATGAACAATGTTTTATCCTGAATGTATTTAGAAGCAGAAGCTAG